A window from Musa acuminata AAA Group cultivar baxijiao chromosome BXJ3-10, Cavendish_Baxijiao_AAA, whole genome shotgun sequence encodes these proteins:
- the LOC104000881 gene encoding uncharacterized protein LOC104000881 isoform X1, whose amino-acid sequence MPSETPAAQAKDDRMIEMLFSQHEKRCSLQNNSSRLSNERFLFPSGIKNVDLLEKVGALKTEKLPRQTAKDRQGVKKNSVSSSLGNSQKPWPSRKGPGFDEPVMNMSNVPFYLQRLEEGDNIHGKALNFGVLDWGRLERWTNHQKCVTDVGGGHSACDSTQSSAHATFGSFNQSRKTISSPLSRGKKSPVFPHKRSPVTGSRSEMHEGEDSEHLQGVRSSSISSTKFPTQNDNGDFVPSAKLLGNKHDKGNSKDSDLKAISGEVCLPRHSAASRSRYKIDTATATATSTGVAEDQNGSSMKAEKRIDNGHCQSLDTNFPQISQDCKGISDYLQENVDSGCLTSDTPLTADDWLAEGNSYNHSGNLAEDVEIIHQYLHVPHACPLPCTIQNDEPDISCTVLSEGVAPTDTLVRRNGENDLFSKGTCKQLEVNMTKGSTKSEKKLVSAAGRESSNRRLSADLKSMSKSSSLREGSSEEQIDSVSHLFNSHGDQAARKNKGRQSPLRRILDPIMKPKNNLRSTGPIAALSGSHGSCELSRTDKSNHGVHKPTSVDSTCQVRGNMITSNQLSNNDKGTQKDEKHVAPMKQALLQVAWKNGLPLLMLSSCDSEVFAAAITMRSIISNYNDLECIYKIFSVNGSKKKTMFWSSPGNKSKKHQLISNVVGQLKVSLRNLRSHEGDSSHVREFVLLGAEQATANSSAMSELAAIVVKVPPPVDKSDTPTRAGHSNCGANLSTRNVSASNDEKRLQTDQHNDDLCQSGISVMLPSGVHGLSTDGEPSPLIERWRSGGACDCGGWDEGCLLTVLTDKSRKCNTFGSDQGCQTTDGTHRSELFTQGGSEEKRLAFSIVSFREGLYTVEFLSSMSMLQSFAICMAVLHGRKTDSPSTEPKILQEHIVNDQSGKAPAGAQGGDPNSYVPNHPPVSPVGRA is encoded by the exons ATGCCTTCTGAAACACCAGCAGCTCAAGCAAAGGATGATAGAATGATAGAAATGCTGTTCAGTCAACATGAAAAAAGGTGCTCACTGCAAAATAACTCCTCAAGATTGTCCAATGAGAGATTTTTATTCCCAAGCGGAATCAAGAATGTCGACCTCTTAGAGAAGGTTGGGGCCCTTAAAACTGAAAAGCTTCCTAGACAAACAGCCAAAGATCGGCAGGGGGTGAAGAAAAACTCAGTTTCATCATCTTTGGGAAATTCTCAAAAGCCATGGCCCAGTAGGAAGGGACCAGGGTTTGACGAACCAGTTATGAACATGTCAAATGTACCCTTTTATCTTCAGCGGCTGGAGGAAGGAGATAATATTCATGGAAAGGCGCTGAATTTTGGAGTTCTGGACTGGGGGCGTCTCGAGAGATGGACGAACCACCAGAAATGTGTCACAGATGTGGGAGGCGGACACTCTGCATGTGATAGTACTCAGTCATCGGCACATGCTACATTTGGTTCCTTTAACCAATCTAGAAAGACCATATCTAGTCCTCTTTCTCGAGGGAAGAAATCTCCTGTTTTTCCTCATAAGAGAAGCCCTGTTACAGGCAGCCGATCAGAGATGCATGAAGGAGAAGATTCTGAACATTTACAAGGCGTCCGTAGTTCAAGTATCTCTTCTACGAAGTTTCCTACACAGAATGATAATGGAGATTTTGTTCCAAGTGCTAAACTGTTAGGGAATAAACATGATAAAGGTAACAGTAAAGATTCAGATTTGAAAGCCATATCAGGCGAAGTATGCCTACCTCGACATTCTGCAGCTTCACGTTCAAGATATAAGATTGACACTGCTACTGCTACTGCCACTTCAACTGGAGTGGCTGAAGACCAAAATGGAAGCTCGATGAAAGCAGAAAAACGCATAGACAATGGCCATTGTCAATCCTTGGACACCAATTTTCCACAAATTTCCCAGGATTGCAAAGGAATATCGGATTATCTTCAAGAGAACGTGGACAGTGGATGCCTTACTTCTGATACCCCATTAACTGCTGACGACTGGCTCGCTGAGGGAAATAGCTACAACCATTCAGGTAATTTAGCTGAAGATGTCGAGATCATCCATCAGTATCTTCATGTTCCTCACGCATGTCCTCTCCCTTGTACCATTCAAAATGATGAACCTGATATATCTTGCACTGTTCTGTCAGAAGGTGTAGCACCAACTGATACATTGGTACGAAGAAATGGGGAAAATGATCTATTTTCTAAAGGTACTTGCAAGCAACTTGAAGTCAATATGACAAAAGGATCaacaaaatcagaaaaaaaattagTGTCTGCAGCAGGAAGGGAATCATCTAACCGTCGACTGAGTGCTGATCTAAAAAGCATGAGCAAGAGTTCTAGCTTGAGGGAAGGTTCGTCTGAAGAACAAATCGATTCAGTTTCTCATCTGTTTAATTCGCATGGAGATCAAGCAGCCAGAAAGAATAAAGGTAGGCAAAGCCCATTGAGGAGAATACTAGATCCTATAATGAAGCCAAAGAACAATCTTCGTTCGACTGGGCCAATTGCAGCCTTATCGGGCAGTCATGGTTCTTGTGAACTAAGTAGAACCGACAAATCAAACCATGGGGTGCACAAGCCAACAAGTGTTGACTCTACATGCCAGGTGAGGGGAAATATGATTACTTCAAATCAATTATCCAACAATGATAAAGGAACTCAAAAAGATGAAAAGCATGTTGCACCAATGAAGCAAGCTCTTCTTCAAGTTGCTTGGAAGAATGGTCTTCCGTTGCTTATGCTCTCATCCTGTGACAGTGAAGTATTTGCTGCAGCAATAACAATGAGAAGTATTATTAGCAATTATAATGACCTAGAGTGCATATATAAGATATTCTCTGTAAATGGTTCAAAGAAGAAAACCATGTTCTGGAGCAGCCCCGGAAATAAGAGCAAGAAGCATCAGTTGATCTCCAATGTTGTTGGCCAGTTGAAGGTTTCACTTCGCAACTTGAGGAGCCATGAAGGTGACAGTTCTCACGTTAGAGAGTTTGTTTTGCTTGGTGCTGAACAAGCAACTGCTAACTCTTCTGCTATGAGCGAGTTGGCTGCCATTGTTGTTAAGGTGCCACCACCTGTGGATAAGTCCGATACCCCCACCCGAGCAGGCCACAGTAATTGCGGAGCAAACTTATCAACAAGAAATGTAAGTGCTTCAAATGATGAGAAGCGTTTGCAGACTGATCAGCATAATGATGATCTATGTCAATCTGGTATCTCCGTCATGCTTCCAAGCGGGGTTCATGGCTTGTCTACCGATGGTGAGCCCTCACCTCTGATAGAGAGATGGAGATCAGGAGGAGCATGCGATTGCGGAGGTTGGGACGAGGGTTGCTTGCTGACTGTTCTTACTGACAAGTCCCGAAAGTGCAATACCTTTGGTTCAGACCAAGGTTGTCAAACTACAGATGGAACTCATAGATCTGAACTGTTCACTCAG GGTGGATCAGAAGAAAAGAGACTTGCCTTCAGCATTGTATCTTTCAGAGAGGGGCTGTACACTGTTGAATTCCTATCTTCCATGTCAATGCTTCAGTCTTTCGCAATATGTATGGCAGTCCTCCATGGCAGGAAGACCGACAGTCCTTCAACAGAGCCAAAAATCTTGCAGGAACACATTGTGAATGATCAATCAGGGAAAGCTCCTGCTGGAGCCCAAGGTGGTGATCCTAATAGCTATG
- the LOC104000881 gene encoding uncharacterized protein LOC104000881 isoform X2, translating to MPSETPAAQAKDDRMIEMLFSQHEKRCSLQNNSSRLSNERFLFPSGIKNVDLLEKVGALKTEKLPRQTAKDRQGVKKNSVSSSLGNSQKPWPSRKGPGFDEPVMNMSNVPFYLQRLEEGDNIHGKALNFGVLDWGRLERWTNHQKCVTDVGGGHSACDSTQSSAHATFGSFNQSRKTISSPLSRGKKSPVFPHKRSPVTGSRSEMHEGEDSEHLQGVRSSSISSTKFPTQNDNGDFVPSAKLLGNKHDKGNSKDSDLKAISGEVCLPRHSAASRSRYKIDTATATATSTGVAEDQNGSSMKAEKRIDNGHCQSLDTNFPQISQDCKGISDYLQENVDSGCLTSDTPLTADDWLAEGNSYNHSEGVAPTDTLVRRNGENDLFSKGTCKQLEVNMTKGSTKSEKKLVSAAGRESSNRRLSADLKSMSKSSSLREGSSEEQIDSVSHLFNSHGDQAARKNKGRQSPLRRILDPIMKPKNNLRSTGPIAALSGSHGSCELSRTDKSNHGVHKPTSVDSTCQVRGNMITSNQLSNNDKGTQKDEKHVAPMKQALLQVAWKNGLPLLMLSSCDSEVFAAAITMRSIISNYNDLECIYKIFSVNGSKKKTMFWSSPGNKSKKHQLISNVVGQLKVSLRNLRSHEGDSSHVREFVLLGAEQATANSSAMSELAAIVVKVPPPVDKSDTPTRAGHSNCGANLSTRNVSASNDEKRLQTDQHNDDLCQSGISVMLPSGVHGLSTDGEPSPLIERWRSGGACDCGGWDEGCLLTVLTDKSRKCNTFGSDQGCQTTDGTHRSELFTQGGSEEKRLAFSIVSFREGLYTVEFLSSMSMLQSFAICMAVLHGRKTDSPSTEPKILQEHIVNDQSGKAPAGAQGGDPNSYVPNHPPVSPVGRA from the exons ATGCCTTCTGAAACACCAGCAGCTCAAGCAAAGGATGATAGAATGATAGAAATGCTGTTCAGTCAACATGAAAAAAGGTGCTCACTGCAAAATAACTCCTCAAGATTGTCCAATGAGAGATTTTTATTCCCAAGCGGAATCAAGAATGTCGACCTCTTAGAGAAGGTTGGGGCCCTTAAAACTGAAAAGCTTCCTAGACAAACAGCCAAAGATCGGCAGGGGGTGAAGAAAAACTCAGTTTCATCATCTTTGGGAAATTCTCAAAAGCCATGGCCCAGTAGGAAGGGACCAGGGTTTGACGAACCAGTTATGAACATGTCAAATGTACCCTTTTATCTTCAGCGGCTGGAGGAAGGAGATAATATTCATGGAAAGGCGCTGAATTTTGGAGTTCTGGACTGGGGGCGTCTCGAGAGATGGACGAACCACCAGAAATGTGTCACAGATGTGGGAGGCGGACACTCTGCATGTGATAGTACTCAGTCATCGGCACATGCTACATTTGGTTCCTTTAACCAATCTAGAAAGACCATATCTAGTCCTCTTTCTCGAGGGAAGAAATCTCCTGTTTTTCCTCATAAGAGAAGCCCTGTTACAGGCAGCCGATCAGAGATGCATGAAGGAGAAGATTCTGAACATTTACAAGGCGTCCGTAGTTCAAGTATCTCTTCTACGAAGTTTCCTACACAGAATGATAATGGAGATTTTGTTCCAAGTGCTAAACTGTTAGGGAATAAACATGATAAAGGTAACAGTAAAGATTCAGATTTGAAAGCCATATCAGGCGAAGTATGCCTACCTCGACATTCTGCAGCTTCACGTTCAAGATATAAGATTGACACTGCTACTGCTACTGCCACTTCAACTGGAGTGGCTGAAGACCAAAATGGAAGCTCGATGAAAGCAGAAAAACGCATAGACAATGGCCATTGTCAATCCTTGGACACCAATTTTCCACAAATTTCCCAGGATTGCAAAGGAATATCGGATTATCTTCAAGAGAACGTGGACAGTGGATGCCTTACTTCTGATACCCCATTAACTGCTGACGACTGGCTCGCTGAGGGAAATAGCTACAACCATTCAG AAGGTGTAGCACCAACTGATACATTGGTACGAAGAAATGGGGAAAATGATCTATTTTCTAAAGGTACTTGCAAGCAACTTGAAGTCAATATGACAAAAGGATCaacaaaatcagaaaaaaaattagTGTCTGCAGCAGGAAGGGAATCATCTAACCGTCGACTGAGTGCTGATCTAAAAAGCATGAGCAAGAGTTCTAGCTTGAGGGAAGGTTCGTCTGAAGAACAAATCGATTCAGTTTCTCATCTGTTTAATTCGCATGGAGATCAAGCAGCCAGAAAGAATAAAGGTAGGCAAAGCCCATTGAGGAGAATACTAGATCCTATAATGAAGCCAAAGAACAATCTTCGTTCGACTGGGCCAATTGCAGCCTTATCGGGCAGTCATGGTTCTTGTGAACTAAGTAGAACCGACAAATCAAACCATGGGGTGCACAAGCCAACAAGTGTTGACTCTACATGCCAGGTGAGGGGAAATATGATTACTTCAAATCAATTATCCAACAATGATAAAGGAACTCAAAAAGATGAAAAGCATGTTGCACCAATGAAGCAAGCTCTTCTTCAAGTTGCTTGGAAGAATGGTCTTCCGTTGCTTATGCTCTCATCCTGTGACAGTGAAGTATTTGCTGCAGCAATAACAATGAGAAGTATTATTAGCAATTATAATGACCTAGAGTGCATATATAAGATATTCTCTGTAAATGGTTCAAAGAAGAAAACCATGTTCTGGAGCAGCCCCGGAAATAAGAGCAAGAAGCATCAGTTGATCTCCAATGTTGTTGGCCAGTTGAAGGTTTCACTTCGCAACTTGAGGAGCCATGAAGGTGACAGTTCTCACGTTAGAGAGTTTGTTTTGCTTGGTGCTGAACAAGCAACTGCTAACTCTTCTGCTATGAGCGAGTTGGCTGCCATTGTTGTTAAGGTGCCACCACCTGTGGATAAGTCCGATACCCCCACCCGAGCAGGCCACAGTAATTGCGGAGCAAACTTATCAACAAGAAATGTAAGTGCTTCAAATGATGAGAAGCGTTTGCAGACTGATCAGCATAATGATGATCTATGTCAATCTGGTATCTCCGTCATGCTTCCAAGCGGGGTTCATGGCTTGTCTACCGATGGTGAGCCCTCACCTCTGATAGAGAGATGGAGATCAGGAGGAGCATGCGATTGCGGAGGTTGGGACGAGGGTTGCTTGCTGACTGTTCTTACTGACAAGTCCCGAAAGTGCAATACCTTTGGTTCAGACCAAGGTTGTCAAACTACAGATGGAACTCATAGATCTGAACTGTTCACTCAG GGTGGATCAGAAGAAAAGAGACTTGCCTTCAGCATTGTATCTTTCAGAGAGGGGCTGTACACTGTTGAATTCCTATCTTCCATGTCAATGCTTCAGTCTTTCGCAATATGTATGGCAGTCCTCCATGGCAGGAAGACCGACAGTCCTTCAACAGAGCCAAAAATCTTGCAGGAACACATTGTGAATGATCAATCAGGGAAAGCTCCTGCTGGAGCCCAAGGTGGTGATCCTAATAGCTATG